A section of the Candidatus Bathyarchaeia archaeon genome encodes:
- a CDS encoding bile acid:sodium symporter family protein, with protein sequence MGLSRWVNDNLLVLVIIFAIIGVLFPQFSFLSNYVGLILFVMILGLGLTITLQDFVKVVNTPQKILAVLIVQYSAIPIIAFSLTYLARDRSTAMGILIIGSAPSEITSALMVYLAGGNLALATAIMGSSILVAPFIMPLLLSLLAGESVVIDTGGMLKELLLIVALPVIIGSLLRTKFQDLKKHEEQFYSLSSVMVILLIFTVASGNAEVILNMSIIWLAVLLLVLNLSGYLIGFITGKLVMPNGELKTYMFTIGMKEFGVGAAVALQFFDPEVALPSTVYGIIMLITAPILVRIIKR encoded by the coding sequence ATGGGGTTATCTAGATGGGTCAATGACAATCTTTTGGTTTTGGTAATTATTTTCGCTATTATCGGTGTATTGTTTCCTCAGTTTTCTTTCCTTTCGAACTACGTAGGCCTCATTCTATTTGTGATGATCTTAGGCCTCGGTTTAACGATCACCCTCCAAGATTTTGTAAAAGTAGTGAATACCCCACAGAAAATATTGGCTGTCTTAATAGTTCAGTATTCAGCGATTCCGATTATAGCGTTTTCACTGACATATTTGGCAAGGGATCGTAGCACTGCAATGGGCATTTTGATTATCGGTAGTGCTCCCTCTGAGATAACGTCTGCTTTGATGGTTTATCTCGCAGGCGGCAACCTTGCTCTAGCTACAGCCATAATGGGAAGCTCAATCTTGGTAGCACCCTTCATTATGCCACTATTGCTTTCATTACTTGCCGGGGAGTCGGTGGTCATAGACACAGGTGGGATGCTGAAAGAATTACTGCTAATTGTGGCATTACCTGTCATCATAGGCTCCCTACTCAGAACAAAGTTCCAAGATTTGAAGAAGCATGAAGAACAGTTTTACTCTCTATCCTCGGTGATGGTGATCTTGTTGATATTCACTGTGGCATCGGGTAACGCTGAGGTCATCCTAAACATGAGCATAATTTGGTTGGCTGTGTTGTTGCTGGTTCTGAATCTCAGTGGTTATCTAATCGGCTTTATCACCGGAAAACTGGTGATGCCTAATGGAGAACTCAAAACTTACATGTTTACTATCGGCATGAAAGAGTTCGGCGTCGGAGCAGCTGTGGCTCTACAATTCTTCGATCCTGAAGTGGCATTGCCTTCTACTGTCTATGGAATAATTATGCTTATCACCGCACCGATCTTAGTGAGAATTATCAAAAGATAG
- a CDS encoding NAD-dependent epimerase/dehydratase family protein — protein MPEKVLVTGGAGLVGSECCRVFSEAGYEVISVDNYMRGKIFGGEANTRDTIANLLKEYNIEHHEMDLRDEKIIPLIRKADAIIHTAAQPSHPKSIEIPLEDFQINAWGTLFLLENIRKHNKDAVFIFCSTNKVYGDTPNYFCYKKVGKRFEPIDPTLRDGFNETLRIDRCMHTPFGVSKVAGDLYTQEYALLYGLKTGVFRMGCITGGAAKAVEMHNWEPYFIRKALTGEVLTIYGYGGYQVRDVIHARDLAELFYEFVKNPRRGEVYNVGGSRDNSISLLESFDLIEKITGRKINSRMEAEREGDHIWWISNINKAKSHYPGWRVKRSLEEIFKEIYEVLREALESGRKRDDG, from the coding sequence ATGCCTGAAAAAGTGCTAGTGACGGGTGGGGCTGGTTTAGTCGGATCTGAATGTTGCAGGGTATTTTCTGAAGCCGGGTATGAGGTAATCAGTGTTGATAATTATATGAGGGGTAAAATCTTCGGTGGTGAAGCGAATACCCGTGATACCATAGCCAACTTGTTGAAAGAATATAACATTGAACACCACGAGATGGATCTAAGAGATGAAAAGATAATTCCGTTGATTCGGAAAGCTGACGCGATCATTCATACTGCGGCGCAACCCTCACACCCCAAGTCGATCGAGATTCCGCTGGAAGACTTTCAAATTAACGCTTGGGGAACTTTGTTTCTACTTGAAAACATTCGGAAACATAATAAGGACGCAGTCTTCATTTTCTGTTCAACGAACAAGGTATATGGTGACACTCCAAATTACTTCTGCTATAAGAAAGTCGGCAAACGGTTTGAGCCAATCGACCCAACCCTCAGAGACGGATTTAATGAGACACTGCGAATAGACAGGTGTATGCACACGCCGTTCGGCGTGTCAAAAGTTGCTGGGGATTTGTACACTCAAGAATATGCTCTGCTTTACGGTCTGAAGACAGGCGTATTCAGGATGGGCTGCATCACTGGCGGGGCTGCGAAGGCTGTAGAGATGCATAATTGGGAGCCTTACTTCATTAGGAAGGCACTGACAGGTGAGGTATTAACTATTTATGGTTATGGTGGATATCAGGTCAGGGACGTTATCCACGCTCGCGACTTGGCTGAACTTTTTTACGAGTTCGTTAAAAATCCACGTAGGGGGGAAGTATATAATGTGGGTGGGAGCAGAGACAACTCAATCTCTCTTCTGGAGTCGTTCGACCTCATAGAGAAGATTACGGGTAGAAAAATAAATTCAAGAATGGAAGCCGAGAGAGAGGGAGATCACATCTGGTGGATCTCAAATATAAACAAAGCCAAGTCACATTACCCTGGATGGAGGGTAAAAAGAAGCCTTGAAGAAATATTCAAAGAGATATACGAGGTTTTGCGCGAAGCCTTAGAATCAGGCAGAAAAAGAGACGATGGTTAA
- the rfbB gene encoding dTDP-glucose 4,6-dehydratase — MRLLVTGGMGFIGSNFIRYILTQRRDVEVVNLDCLSMGSNRANLADLAECERYKFIRGDITDSRLLGEILSGVDVVVNIAAETHVDRSIADPVPFFRSNCLGVFTLLEAARRLHVKVLQVSTDEVYGDIVEGSFREEDRLRPSSPYSATKACGDMLALAYHRTYGLDLTVVRCTNNYGPYQFPEKLIPKTIIRASKGLTIPVYGTGQNVRDWIYVIDFCDALEKLLDCGKPGEVYNVSSGVELQNIEVVKAILKVMGMPEGLITFVEDRPGHDVRYSLDSSKIRRELGWEPKHRFEEALEATVRWYSANKQWWDPLVNDEVLGITPWKHEH, encoded by the coding sequence ATGAGACTTCTTGTCACGGGTGGTATGGGTTTCATAGGCAGCAACTTCATAAGGTACATTCTCACCCAGCGTAGAGATGTGGAGGTTGTGAATCTCGACTGCCTATCCATGGGGTCAAATCGAGCCAACCTTGCTGATCTCGCCGAGTGTGAAAGGTACAAGTTCATCCGAGGAGACATAACCGATAGTCGCCTCCTCGGCGAGATATTGAGTGGGGTCGACGTAGTGGTCAATATCGCAGCGGAAACTCATGTCGATAGAAGCATAGCCGATCCAGTCCCCTTTTTCCGGAGTAACTGCCTAGGCGTCTTCACTTTGTTGGAGGCAGCTAGAAGGCTTCATGTCAAGGTCCTACAGGTCTCCACCGATGAGGTCTACGGAGATATAGTGGAGGGTTCCTTCAGGGAAGAAGACAGACTTAGACCCTCCTCCCCCTACTCCGCTACAAAGGCTTGTGGAGATATGTTAGCGTTAGCCTACCATCGAACCTACGGCCTCGACTTGACAGTGGTGCGATGTACCAACAATTACGGCCCCTACCAATTCCCAGAGAAACTAATCCCTAAAACTATTATTAGAGCGTCCAAAGGCCTCACTATACCGGTCTACGGAACTGGCCAAAATGTTAGAGACTGGATCTACGTAATCGACTTCTGTGATGCTCTTGAGAAGCTTCTAGATTGTGGTAAGCCTGGCGAGGTATACAATGTATCCTCTGGAGTGGAACTTCAAAACATTGAGGTTGTTAAAGCCATTCTCAAAGTTATGGGGATGCCAGAAGGGCTTATAACCTTTGTGGAAGATAGGCCTGGGCACGATGTGCGATACAGTCTAGACTCTTCGAAGATAAGGAGAGAGCTAGGCTGGGAGCCAAAACATAGATTTGAAGAGGCACTGGAGGCGACCGTCAGGTGGTACTCTGCTAATAAGCAGTGGTGGGACCCCCTCGTCAACGACGAAGTCCTCGGCATCACGCCTTGGAAGCACGAACACTAA